One part of the Vitis riparia cultivar Riparia Gloire de Montpellier isolate 1030 chromosome 8, EGFV_Vit.rip_1.0, whole genome shotgun sequence genome encodes these proteins:
- the LOC117919753 gene encoding 60S acidic ribosomal protein P2-like produces MKVIAAYLLAVLGGNTCPSANDLKDILGSVGAEADDDRIELLLSEVKGKDITELIASGREKLASVPSGGGVAVAATAVGGGSGGGAPAAPEPKKEDKVEEKEESDDDMGFSLFD; encoded by the exons ATGAAGGTGATAGCTGCGTATTTGTTAGCTGTGTTAGGAGGGAACACCTGTCCTTCTGCCAATGATTTGAAGGACATTCTTGGCTCCG TTGGAGCTGAAGCTGATGACGATAGAATCGAGCTTCTTCTCTCAGAAGTTAAGGGCAAAGATATAACAGAGCTTATTGCATCTGGGCGAGAGAAGTTGGCCTCAGTTCCTTCTGGTGGTGGTGTTGCAGTGGCTGCAACTGCTGTTGGTGGTGGTAGTGGTGGCGGTGCTCCAGCTGCACCTGAGCCAAAGAAAGAAGACAAGgttgaagagaaagaagaatcagACGAT GATATGGGCTTCAGTCTCTTCGACTAA
- the LOC117921103 gene encoding IQ domain-containing protein IQM3-like yields the protein MEFETQTLSNFDLQSKPPFSYSLNMGEDSLEPYAAHECDTFEGSDSPSSDAPNTAYSKSLDINSKDDQLHATDDQDCPSFEQVLVSNLDADFPAAEESSGVKAPGSLIAVEKAAVMLQKVYRSYRTRRMLADSAIVAEELWWQAIDHARLNHSTISFFHFSKTETMESRWGRISLNASKVGKGLCEEAKAQKLAFQHWIEAIDPRHRYGHNLHMYHEQWYKADAGQPFFYWLDIGDGKEVDLKECPRSKLQRECIKYLGPKGREHYEYILEEGKIVHKQTGDLLDTSNGLQGAKWIFVMSTSKKLYAGEKKKGAFHHSSFLAGGATLSAGKLMAGHGILKFISAYSGHYRPTDGCLENFLSFLRENGVNLDEVQVRTANEDYEHYDTSKSNGSNGSESTEETKSETKGNYQRTLSGGLRNGTAEVAKKAILQRIDSKKAVSSYQLGHQLSLNWTTGAGPRIGCIADYPVELRDQALEFVNFSPSEPPTPTVS from the exons ATGGAGTTTGAGACCCAAACTCTCTCAAACTTCGATCTCCaatcaaagccaccattttcttaCTCGTTGAACATGGGTGAAGACTCCTTGGAGCCTTATGCTGCTCATGAATGCGACACGTTTGAAGGCTCTGATTCTCCCTCCTCGGACGCTCCCAACACCGCCTATTCCAAGTCTCTTGATATCAATTCCAAAGATGACCAGTTGCATGCAACCGACGATCAAGACTGCCCTAGCTTCGAACAGGTTCTAGTTTCGAATCTAGACGCCGATTTTCCGGCGGCCGAAGAGTCGTCGGGTGTGAAAGCTCCAGGAAGCTTGATAGCGGTGGAGAAAGCTGCAGTGATGTTGCAGAAAGTGTATAGGAGTTACCGCACGCGGCGAATGTTGGCGGACTCTGCAATCGTCGCCGAAGAGCTCTG GTGGCAAGCTATCGATCATGCTCGACTGAACCACAGCAcgatttctttcttccatttctcaAAAACGGAGACGATGGAGTCACGCTGGGGTCGTATCAGCCTGAATGCTTCGAAA GTTGGCAAGGGTTTATGCGAAGAGGCCAAAGCTCAGAAGTTGGCTTTTCAGCACTGGATCGAAGCT ATCGATCCACGACACCGATATGGGCACAACTTGCATATGTATCATGAACAATGGTACAAAGCAGATGCCGGTCAGCCTTTCTTCTATTG GTTGGATATTGGAGATGGCAAAGAGGTTGATCTCAAAGAATGCCCAAGATCTAAGCTTCAAAGAGAATGCATTAAGTATCTTGGACCT AAAGGAAGAGAACATTATGAATACATACTTGAGGAGGGGAAAATTGTCCACAAACAAACTGGAGATCTCCTAGATACAAGCAATGGATTGCAAGGGGCCAAGTGGATATTTGTGATGAGCACTTCTAAGAAACTGTATGCTGGTGAG AAAAAGAAAGGAGCCTTTCATCATTCGAGCTTCCTTGCCGGGGGAGCTACTTTATCTGCTGGAAAGCTTATGGCAGGGCATGGTATACTTAAG TTCATCTCAGCCTACAGTGGACATTACCGCCCAACTGATGGCTgccttgaaaattttttatccttCCTACGGGAAAATGGAGTAAATCTCGATGAAGTTCAG GTTCGGACTGCAAATGAAGATTATGAGCATTATGATACCAGCAAATCAAATGGAAGTAACGGGTCAGAATCAACTGAAGAGACTAAATCTGAAACCAAAGGAAATTACCAAAGAACTTTATCTGGTGGTCTTCGGAATGGAACTGCTGAGGTTGCTAAGAAAGCTATACTGCAAAGAATCGACTCAAAGAAGGCAGTGAGTTCATACCAGCTAGGGCATCAACTGTCTCTAAATTGGACAACAGGGGCTGGGCCGAGAATTGGGTGTATCGCAGACTACCCTGTAGAATTGAGGGATCAGGCTTTGGAGTTTGTGAACTTCTCTCCAAGTGAGCCCCCAACACCAACAGTCTCATAG
- the LOC117920202 gene encoding uncharacterized protein LOC117920202 isoform X4: MDEERHSGSNYSSSLSSSRPRSSAAASRFNIKGADRLVKIELEAAEVLADLAQSLMRESESNGAESGGKWGSKGKRGRKRVKSESPPSDEFKNPDNLFPGSSDLTEAEKEARRLRRVLANRESARQTIRRRQALCEELSRKAADLSLENETLKREKELAMKEFQSLENKNKHLKAQVAKIIKPEEEKTPESISSHEMTSIPPSTNCPLLLYNQPSFTPFLWSSPERRFQNAFASHAVPDERENPNIDAYRTPLYILPCPWFFPLPNHGNGLHHPPSLNLKDKQDAVNSQCSASSLIKNKSGIETKPANKFQEASFEFLPDGHLITPHHRRMIPANNVHDLSYGFSPDAHHIPSHSNAMILNPSPLMSLKSAITFKHEGELQSSYIDNGEGGHIVSVFSEKNQEPVICSSKRLVDAVAAAEARKRRKELTKLKNLHGRVRMHC; encoded by the exons ATGGATGAGGAGAGACACTCCGGTTCGAATTATTCGTCTTCTTTATCATCGTCGCGACCGCGGTCTTCGGCGGCGGCATCTAGGTTTAACATTAAGGGAGCGGATCGGCTGGTGAAGATTGAGCTGGAAGCGGCGGAAGTACTGGCAGATTTGGCGCAGTCGTTGATGCGTGAGAGTGAGAGTAATGGGGCTGAATCTGGAGGAAAATGGGGGAGTAAAGGGAAACGCGGAAGGAAGCGAGTCAAGAGCGAGTCTCCACCGAGTGACGAGTTCAAGAACCCGGATAACCTGTTTCCTGGCTCTTCGGATCTCACCGAG GCTGAAAAGGAAGCACGGAGATTGCGCAGGGTATTAGCAAACAGAGAATCAGCTAGGCAGACAATTCGCCGTAGGCAG GCTTTGTGTGAGGAATTGAGCAGAAAAGCTGCTGATCTATCATTGGAGAATGAAACTTTGAAAAGG GAAAAGGAGCTAGCTATGAAAGAGTTTCAGTCTTTGGAGAACAAAAACAAGCACTTAAAAGCACAG GTGGCTAAGATAATAAAGCCTGAGGAAGAGAAAACTCCAGAGTCTATCTCAAGCCACGAAATGACATCTATTCCTCCATCTACAAATTGTCCATTGCTTTTATATAACCAACCTTCATTTACGCCATTTCTCTGGTCTTCACCTGAACGTAGATTCCAAAATGCCTTTGCATCCCATGCTGTACCTGATGAAAGAGAAAATCCCAACATTGATGCCTATAGAACTCCTTTATATATCCTGCCTTGCCCTTGGTTCTTTCCACTTCCCAACCATGGAAATGGACTCCACCATCCGCCCTCTCTCAACTTGAAGGATAAACAAGATGCAGTGAATAGTCAATGCAGTgctagttcattgataaaaaataaatcaggTATAGAAACTAAACCTGCTAACAAGTTTCAAGAGGCTTCATTTGAATTTTTACCGGATGGTCATCTCATAACACCTCATCATAGAAGAATGATACCAGCTAACAATGTACATGACCTCTCCTATGGATTTTCACCAGATGCTCATCATATACCATCTCACTCTAATGCAATGATCCTCAATCCTTCACCACTGATGTCCTTAAAATCTGCCATTACTTTCAAACACGAGGGTGAGCTCCAATCAAGTTACATAGACAATGGGGAAGGTGGTCATATTGTAAGTGTTTTTTCAGAAAAGAATCAAGAACCAGTCATTTGTTCAAGTAAGAGACTGGTGGATGCAGTTGCTGCAGCAGAGGCTAGGAAGAGGAGGAAAGAGCTCACAAAGCTAAAAAACCTTCATGGACGTGTTCGGATGCACTGTTGA
- the LOC117920202 gene encoding DNA-binding protein EMBP-1 isoform X1 — MDEERHSGSNYSSSLSSSRPRSSAAASRFNIKGADRLVKIELEAAEVLADLAQSLMRESESNGAESGGKWGSKGKRGRKRVKSESPPSDEFKNPDNLFPGSSDLTEQQDKQSVVQQECRKIDRNVFLTKTETDDEFAKPSPMCTTTYAPHHSGKLRQNLTEAEKEARRLRRVLANRESARQTIRRRQALCEELSRKAADLSLENETLKREKELAMKEFQSLENKNKHLKAQVAKIIKPEEEKTPESISSHEMTSIPPSTNCPLLLYNQPSFTPFLWSSPERRFQNAFASHAVPDERENPNIDAYRTPLYILPCPWFFPLPNHGNGLHHPPSLNLKDKQDAVNSQCSASSLIKNKSGIETKPANKFQEASFEFLPDGHLITPHHRRMIPANNVHDLSYGFSPDAHHIPSHSNAMILNPSPLMSLKSAITFKHEGELQSSYIDNGEGGHIVSVFSEKNQEPVICSSKRLVDAVAAAEARKRRKELTKLKNLHGRVRMHC; from the exons ATGGATGAGGAGAGACACTCCGGTTCGAATTATTCGTCTTCTTTATCATCGTCGCGACCGCGGTCTTCGGCGGCGGCATCTAGGTTTAACATTAAGGGAGCGGATCGGCTGGTGAAGATTGAGCTGGAAGCGGCGGAAGTACTGGCAGATTTGGCGCAGTCGTTGATGCGTGAGAGTGAGAGTAATGGGGCTGAATCTGGAGGAAAATGGGGGAGTAAAGGGAAACGCGGAAGGAAGCGAGTCAAGAGCGAGTCTCCACCGAGTGACGAGTTCAAGAACCCGGATAACCTGTTTCCTGGCTCTTCGGATCTCACCGAG CAGCAGGATAAACAATCAGTGGTTCAACAAGAGTGTAGAAAGATAGACAGAAATGTATTTCTAACAAAGACTGAGACAGATGATGAATTTGCTAAACCAAGTCCTATGTGCACCACAACTTATGCACCCCATCATAGTGGCAAGTTGAGACAAAATTTGACTGAG GCTGAAAAGGAAGCACGGAGATTGCGCAGGGTATTAGCAAACAGAGAATCAGCTAGGCAGACAATTCGCCGTAGGCAG GCTTTGTGTGAGGAATTGAGCAGAAAAGCTGCTGATCTATCATTGGAGAATGAAACTTTGAAAAGG GAAAAGGAGCTAGCTATGAAAGAGTTTCAGTCTTTGGAGAACAAAAACAAGCACTTAAAAGCACAG GTGGCTAAGATAATAAAGCCTGAGGAAGAGAAAACTCCAGAGTCTATCTCAAGCCACGAAATGACATCTATTCCTCCATCTACAAATTGTCCATTGCTTTTATATAACCAACCTTCATTTACGCCATTTCTCTGGTCTTCACCTGAACGTAGATTCCAAAATGCCTTTGCATCCCATGCTGTACCTGATGAAAGAGAAAATCCCAACATTGATGCCTATAGAACTCCTTTATATATCCTGCCTTGCCCTTGGTTCTTTCCACTTCCCAACCATGGAAATGGACTCCACCATCCGCCCTCTCTCAACTTGAAGGATAAACAAGATGCAGTGAATAGTCAATGCAGTgctagttcattgataaaaaataaatcaggTATAGAAACTAAACCTGCTAACAAGTTTCAAGAGGCTTCATTTGAATTTTTACCGGATGGTCATCTCATAACACCTCATCATAGAAGAATGATACCAGCTAACAATGTACATGACCTCTCCTATGGATTTTCACCAGATGCTCATCATATACCATCTCACTCTAATGCAATGATCCTCAATCCTTCACCACTGATGTCCTTAAAATCTGCCATTACTTTCAAACACGAGGGTGAGCTCCAATCAAGTTACATAGACAATGGGGAAGGTGGTCATATTGTAAGTGTTTTTTCAGAAAAGAATCAAGAACCAGTCATTTGTTCAAGTAAGAGACTGGTGGATGCAGTTGCTGCAGCAGAGGCTAGGAAGAGGAGGAAAGAGCTCACAAAGCTAAAAAACCTTCATGGACGTGTTCGGATGCACTGTTGA
- the LOC117920202 gene encoding DNA-binding protein EMBP-1 isoform X2, with translation MDEERHSGSNYSSSLSSSRPRSSAAASRFNIKGADRLVKIELEAAEVLADLAQSLMRESESNGAESGGKWGSKGKRGRKRVKSESPPSDEFKNPDNLFPGSSDLTEQDKQSVVQQECRKIDRNVFLTKTETDDEFAKPSPMCTTTYAPHHSGKLRQNLTEAEKEARRLRRVLANRESARQTIRRRQALCEELSRKAADLSLENETLKREKELAMKEFQSLENKNKHLKAQVAKIIKPEEEKTPESISSHEMTSIPPSTNCPLLLYNQPSFTPFLWSSPERRFQNAFASHAVPDERENPNIDAYRTPLYILPCPWFFPLPNHGNGLHHPPSLNLKDKQDAVNSQCSASSLIKNKSGIETKPANKFQEASFEFLPDGHLITPHHRRMIPANNVHDLSYGFSPDAHHIPSHSNAMILNPSPLMSLKSAITFKHEGELQSSYIDNGEGGHIVSVFSEKNQEPVICSSKRLVDAVAAAEARKRRKELTKLKNLHGRVRMHC, from the exons ATGGATGAGGAGAGACACTCCGGTTCGAATTATTCGTCTTCTTTATCATCGTCGCGACCGCGGTCTTCGGCGGCGGCATCTAGGTTTAACATTAAGGGAGCGGATCGGCTGGTGAAGATTGAGCTGGAAGCGGCGGAAGTACTGGCAGATTTGGCGCAGTCGTTGATGCGTGAGAGTGAGAGTAATGGGGCTGAATCTGGAGGAAAATGGGGGAGTAAAGGGAAACGCGGAAGGAAGCGAGTCAAGAGCGAGTCTCCACCGAGTGACGAGTTCAAGAACCCGGATAACCTGTTTCCTGGCTCTTCGGATCTCACCGAG CAGGATAAACAATCAGTGGTTCAACAAGAGTGTAGAAAGATAGACAGAAATGTATTTCTAACAAAGACTGAGACAGATGATGAATTTGCTAAACCAAGTCCTATGTGCACCACAACTTATGCACCCCATCATAGTGGCAAGTTGAGACAAAATTTGACTGAG GCTGAAAAGGAAGCACGGAGATTGCGCAGGGTATTAGCAAACAGAGAATCAGCTAGGCAGACAATTCGCCGTAGGCAG GCTTTGTGTGAGGAATTGAGCAGAAAAGCTGCTGATCTATCATTGGAGAATGAAACTTTGAAAAGG GAAAAGGAGCTAGCTATGAAAGAGTTTCAGTCTTTGGAGAACAAAAACAAGCACTTAAAAGCACAG GTGGCTAAGATAATAAAGCCTGAGGAAGAGAAAACTCCAGAGTCTATCTCAAGCCACGAAATGACATCTATTCCTCCATCTACAAATTGTCCATTGCTTTTATATAACCAACCTTCATTTACGCCATTTCTCTGGTCTTCACCTGAACGTAGATTCCAAAATGCCTTTGCATCCCATGCTGTACCTGATGAAAGAGAAAATCCCAACATTGATGCCTATAGAACTCCTTTATATATCCTGCCTTGCCCTTGGTTCTTTCCACTTCCCAACCATGGAAATGGACTCCACCATCCGCCCTCTCTCAACTTGAAGGATAAACAAGATGCAGTGAATAGTCAATGCAGTgctagttcattgataaaaaataaatcaggTATAGAAACTAAACCTGCTAACAAGTTTCAAGAGGCTTCATTTGAATTTTTACCGGATGGTCATCTCATAACACCTCATCATAGAAGAATGATACCAGCTAACAATGTACATGACCTCTCCTATGGATTTTCACCAGATGCTCATCATATACCATCTCACTCTAATGCAATGATCCTCAATCCTTCACCACTGATGTCCTTAAAATCTGCCATTACTTTCAAACACGAGGGTGAGCTCCAATCAAGTTACATAGACAATGGGGAAGGTGGTCATATTGTAAGTGTTTTTTCAGAAAAGAATCAAGAACCAGTCATTTGTTCAAGTAAGAGACTGGTGGATGCAGTTGCTGCAGCAGAGGCTAGGAAGAGGAGGAAAGAGCTCACAAAGCTAAAAAACCTTCATGGACGTGTTCGGATGCACTGTTGA
- the LOC117920202 gene encoding DNA-binding protein EMBP-1 isoform X3, with amino-acid sequence MDEERHSGSNYSSSLSSSRPRSSAAASRFNIKGADRLVKIELEAAEVLADLAQSLMRESESNGAESGGKWGSKGKRGRKRVKSESPPSDEFKNPDNLFPGSSDLTEQQDKQSVVQQECRKIDRNVFLTKTETDDEFAKPSPMCTTTYAPHHSGKLRQNLTEAEKEARRLRRVLANRESARQTIRRRQALCEELSRKAADLSLENETLKREKELAMKEFQSLENKNKHLKAQVAKIIKPEEEKTPESISSHEMTSIPPSTNCPLLLYNQPSFTPFLWSSPERRFQNAFASHAVPDERENPNIDAYRTPLYILPCPWFFPLPNHGNGLHHPPSLNLKDKQDAVNSQCSASSLIKNKSDAHHIPSHSNAMILNPSPLMSLKSAITFKHEGELQSSYIDNGEGGHIVSVFSEKNQEPVICSSKRLVDAVAAAEARKRRKELTKLKNLHGRVRMHC; translated from the exons ATGGATGAGGAGAGACACTCCGGTTCGAATTATTCGTCTTCTTTATCATCGTCGCGACCGCGGTCTTCGGCGGCGGCATCTAGGTTTAACATTAAGGGAGCGGATCGGCTGGTGAAGATTGAGCTGGAAGCGGCGGAAGTACTGGCAGATTTGGCGCAGTCGTTGATGCGTGAGAGTGAGAGTAATGGGGCTGAATCTGGAGGAAAATGGGGGAGTAAAGGGAAACGCGGAAGGAAGCGAGTCAAGAGCGAGTCTCCACCGAGTGACGAGTTCAAGAACCCGGATAACCTGTTTCCTGGCTCTTCGGATCTCACCGAG CAGCAGGATAAACAATCAGTGGTTCAACAAGAGTGTAGAAAGATAGACAGAAATGTATTTCTAACAAAGACTGAGACAGATGATGAATTTGCTAAACCAAGTCCTATGTGCACCACAACTTATGCACCCCATCATAGTGGCAAGTTGAGACAAAATTTGACTGAG GCTGAAAAGGAAGCACGGAGATTGCGCAGGGTATTAGCAAACAGAGAATCAGCTAGGCAGACAATTCGCCGTAGGCAG GCTTTGTGTGAGGAATTGAGCAGAAAAGCTGCTGATCTATCATTGGAGAATGAAACTTTGAAAAGG GAAAAGGAGCTAGCTATGAAAGAGTTTCAGTCTTTGGAGAACAAAAACAAGCACTTAAAAGCACAG GTGGCTAAGATAATAAAGCCTGAGGAAGAGAAAACTCCAGAGTCTATCTCAAGCCACGAAATGACATCTATTCCTCCATCTACAAATTGTCCATTGCTTTTATATAACCAACCTTCATTTACGCCATTTCTCTGGTCTTCACCTGAACGTAGATTCCAAAATGCCTTTGCATCCCATGCTGTACCTGATGAAAGAGAAAATCCCAACATTGATGCCTATAGAACTCCTTTATATATCCTGCCTTGCCCTTGGTTCTTTCCACTTCCCAACCATGGAAATGGACTCCACCATCCGCCCTCTCTCAACTTGAAGGATAAACAAGATGCAGTGAATAGTCAATGCAGTgctagttcattgataaaaaataaatcag ATGCTCATCATATACCATCTCACTCTAATGCAATGATCCTCAATCCTTCACCACTGATGTCCTTAAAATCTGCCATTACTTTCAAACACGAGGGTGAGCTCCAATCAAGTTACATAGACAATGGGGAAGGTGGTCATATTGTAAGTGTTTTTTCAGAAAAGAATCAAGAACCAGTCATTTGTTCAAGTAAGAGACTGGTGGATGCAGTTGCTGCAGCAGAGGCTAGGAAGAGGAGGAAAGAGCTCACAAAGCTAAAAAACCTTCATGGACGTGTTCGGATGCACTGTTGA
- the LOC117920201 gene encoding subtilisin-like protease SBT4.15: MEISQRLLLLLFNLSLLLLAELVNGSTDTQRKPYIVYMGDLPKTGAVTAADHHSLLSAVVGSDRMARDSTIHSYGRSFNGFAARLLPHEAKILSEKEGVVSVFPNTMRKLHTTRSWDFLGMREKMKKRNPKAEINMVIGLLDTGIWMDCPSFKDEGYGPPPTKWKGKCSNSSGFTGCNNKVIGAKYYDLDHQPGMLGEDDILSPVDTDGHGTHTASTAAGIVVKNASLFGVGKGTARGGVPLARIAMYKVCWYTGCSDMNLLAGFDDAIADGVDVLSVSIGGTVGPFFEDPIAIGAFHAMRRGVLVSSSAGNDGPLEATVQNVAPWILTVGATGLDREFRSQVKLGNGMKASGVSVNTFSPRKKMYPLTSGTLASNSSGAYWGNVSACDWASLIPEEVKGKIVYCMGNRGQDFNIRDLGGIGTIMSLDEPTDIAFTFVIPSTFVTSEEGRKIDKYINSTKKAQAVIYKSKAFKIAAPFVSSFSSRGPQDLSPNILKPDIVAPGLDILAGYSKLAPISGDPEDRRFANFNILTGTSMSCPHVAAAAAYVKSFHPKWSPAAIKSALMTTATTLKIKDNALGSGSGQLNPRMAVHPGLVYDIPTSGYIRFLCKEGYNSTTIGLLTGGKQKYKCSNFRPALGSDGLNYPSMHLQIKDPTARFSAVFYRTVTSVGHGASVYKATVKATKGLSVRVVPNTLSFQKAHQRRSFKVVLKGKPNNSRIQSAFLEWSDSKHKVKSPILVYRQSI, from the exons ATGGAGATTTCACAGAGATTACTTTTACTCCTCTTTAATCTCTCTCTGTTACTTTTGGCTGAGTTAGTCAATGGGTCCACTGACACTCAAAGAAAG CCATATATCGTCTACATGGGAGACCTTCCTAAAACTGGAGCTGTCACCGCCGCAGACCACCACAGCCTGCTTTCGGCAGTTGTCGGAAG TGACAGAATGGCCAGAGACTCCACAATCCACAGTTATGGAAGGAGCTTCAATGGTTTTGCAGCGAGGTTGTTACCACATGAAGCAAAGATTCTCTCTG AGAAAGAGGGTGTTGTATCGGTGTTTCCAAACACTATGCGCAAACTTCACACGACAAGATCATGGGATTTCTTAGGAATGCGtgaaaagatgaagaaaaggaACCCCAAAGCAGAGATCAATATGGTCATTGGTTTGCTAGATACAG GAATTTGGATGGACTGCCCCAGTTTCAAAGATGAAGGATATGGGCCCCCCCCAACCAAGTGGAAGGGCAAATGTAGCAACTCCTCAGGCTTCACTGGATGTAACAA CAAGGTCATCGGCGCAAAGTACTATGATCTGGACCACCAACCCGGTATGTTGGGTGAAGATGACATACTATCACCGGTCGACACGGATGGGCATGGCACACACACGGCCTCCACGGCTGCTGGAATAGTAGTAAAAAATGCCAGCTTGTTTGGCGTAGGTAAAGGGACAGCCCGAGGAGGGGTGCCATTAGCACGTATAGCCATGTATAAAGTATGTTGGTATACTGGCTGCTCTGACATGAATCTCCTAGCGGGGTTTGATGATGCCATTGCGGATGGGGTTGATGTATTATCAGTGTCCATTGGGGGAACTGTTGGACCATTTTTTGAAGACCCCATAGCCATTGGAGCTTTTCATGCCATGAGAAGGGGAGTCCTCGTATCTAGCTCGGCTGGGAATGATGGGCCTTTGGAAGCAACCGTCCAGAACGTTGCGCCCTGGATACTGACTGTAGGTGCTACTGGTCTTGATAGGGAGTTCCGGAGTCAAGTTAAGTTGGGCAATGGCATGAAAGCTTCT GGAGTTTCAGTGAACACATTTTcaccaaggaaaaaaatgtaCCCTCTAACTAGTGGAACCTTAGCATCCAATTCCAGTGGAGCATACTGGGGAAATGTCAG TGCTTGTGACTGGGCTAGTTTAATCCCAGAGGAGGTGAAGGGAAAGATTGTGTACTGCATGGGAAATAGAGGTCAAGATTTCAACATCAGGGACCTTGGTGGGATCGGCACAATCATGTCGCTTGATGAGCCAACAGACATTGCCTTTACCTTTGTCATCCCATCAACCTTTGTCACCAGCGAGGAAGGAAGAAAGATAGACAAATATATCAACTCTACCAA AAAGGCTCAGGCAGTTATATACAAGTCAAAAGCTTTTAAAATAGCTGCCCCATTCGTGAGTTCTTTCTCATCTAGGGGACCCCAAGATCTCAGTCCCAACATCCTCAAG CCTGATATTGTTGCACCGGGGCTGGACATATTGGCTGGTTACTCAAAGCTAGCACCTATATCAGGGGATCCAGAGGACAGGCGGTTTGcaaatttcaacattttaaCGGGAACATCTATGTCTTGCCCTCATGTAGCAGCTGCTGCTGCGTATGTTAAATCCTTCCACCCGAAATGGTCACCGGCTGCAATCAAGTCTGCACTCATGACCACAG CCACAACTCTGAAGATCAAGGACAATGCGCTAGGATCAGGCTCCGGTCAATTAAACCCAAGAATGGCAGTGCACCCTGGCCTAGTCTACGACATCCCCACAAGTGGATACATCCGTTTCCTGTGCAAGGAAGGCTATAATAGCACAACCATCGGTCTACTCACAGGTGGAAAGCAGAAATACAAGTGCTCCAATTTCAGGCCTGCACTGGGATCAGATGGTCTCAACTATCCTTCCATGCATCTCCAAATTAAGGACCCAACGGCTAGATTCTCAGCAGTCTTCTATCGAACAGTAACCAGTGTAGGGCATGGAGCCTCTGTGTACAAGGCAACTGTGAAAGCAACCAAGGGTCTTTCAGTTAGAGTTGTTCCCAATACTTTGTCATTTCAAAAGGCGCATCAGCGGAGGTCTTTCAAGGTTGTGTTGAAGGGAAAGCCTAACAACTCTCGGATTCAATCAGCATTTCTGGAATGGAGTGACTCTAAGCACAAAGTCAAGAGTCCTATCCTCGTTTACCGGCAGTCAATTTAG